In Prochlorococcus marinus str. MIT 1214, one DNA window encodes the following:
- the psbB gene encoding photosystem II chlorophyll-binding protein CP47 has translation MGLPWYRVHTVVINDPGRLLAVHLMHTALLAGWAGSMALYELAIFDPSDPVLNPMWRQGMYVMPFMARLGITGSWNGWDITGATGVDPGFWSFEGVAAAHIVFSGLLMLAAVWHWTYWDLELWEDSRTGEPALDLPRIFGIHLFLAGLTCFGFGAFHCSTVGIWVSDPYGLTGHVEKVAPVWGAEGFNPFNAGGIVANHIGAGLLGIIGGIFHITNRPGERLYRALKLGSLEGVLASALAAVLFVSFVVAGTMWYGSATTPVELFGPTRYQWDSGYFKTEINRRVQESMNDGASKADAYGAIPEQLAFYDYVGNSPAKGGLFRVGAMVNGDGVPSGWQGHISFTDSDGNDLEVRRIPNFFENFPVILEDKDGNVKADIPFRRAEAKYSIEQTGVTATVYGGELNGQTFTDPVIVKRLARKSQLGEAFKFDRDRYKSDGVFRSSPRAWFTYAHLCFGLLFLFGHWWHAARTLFGDRFSGIDPELGDQVEFGLFKKLGDESTRRVPGRA, from the coding sequence ATGGGATTGCCCTGGTATCGGGTGCACACAGTCGTTATTAACGACCCTGGCCGCCTCTTGGCCGTGCACCTCATGCATACTGCTTTGTTAGCCGGCTGGGCCGGCTCTATGGCCTTATATGAATTGGCCATTTTTGATCCTTCGGATCCAGTACTTAATCCAATGTGGCGCCAAGGCATGTATGTCATGCCCTTCATGGCCCGCCTTGGAATCACAGGCAGCTGGAACGGATGGGATATCACCGGTGCAACCGGAGTTGACCCCGGTTTCTGGAGCTTCGAAGGTGTTGCTGCAGCTCATATAGTTTTCAGTGGTCTCTTGATGCTCGCTGCTGTATGGCACTGGACATACTGGGACCTTGAATTGTGGGAAGATTCCCGCACTGGAGAACCAGCTTTAGATCTTCCAAGAATCTTTGGTATCCATCTTTTCTTAGCTGGCTTGACATGCTTTGGGTTTGGCGCATTTCATTGCTCAACCGTTGGCATATGGGTTTCTGACCCATACGGCTTAACTGGTCATGTAGAAAAAGTTGCTCCAGTTTGGGGTGCAGAAGGATTTAATCCATTCAATGCTGGAGGAATTGTCGCTAATCACATTGGGGCAGGACTTTTAGGAATAATTGGTGGAATATTCCATATCACCAATAGACCTGGAGAAAGGCTTTATAGAGCTTTAAAGCTAGGTAGCCTGGAAGGCGTTCTTGCAAGTGCTCTAGCTGCTGTTCTTTTTGTATCTTTCGTAGTCGCTGGAACCATGTGGTATGGATCAGCAACAACACCAGTTGAGTTATTTGGTCCTACTAGATATCAATGGGATTCTGGGTATTTCAAAACTGAAATCAACCGCAGAGTTCAAGAATCAATGAACGATGGTGCCTCAAAAGCTGATGCATATGGAGCTATTCCTGAACAACTAGCTTTCTATGACTATGTTGGAAATAGTCCTGCGAAAGGAGGTCTCTTCAGAGTAGGAGCAATGGTTAATGGCGATGGAGTTCCAAGTGGATGGCAAGGTCACATTTCATTTACTGATAGCGATGGTAATGACTTAGAAGTAAGAAGAATTCCAAATTTCTTTGAAAACTTCCCTGTCATTCTTGAAGACAAAGATGGGAACGTTAAAGCTGACATTCCTTTCCGTCGTGCCGAAGCTAAGTACTCCATAGAACAAACTGGAGTCACAGCTACTGTTTATGGTGGCGAATTAAATGGACAAACATTTACTGATCCAGTAATAGTAAAACGTCTAGCTAGAAAGTCTCAACTTGGAGAAGCCTTCAAGTTTGATAGAGATCGCTACAAGTCAGATGGTGTATTCAGAAGCTCTCCAAGAGCATGGTTCACCTATGCACACTTATGCTTTGGCTTGTTATTCCTCTTCGGGCACTGGTGGCACGCCGCAAGAACTCTCTTTGGCGACAGATTCTCAGGTATCGATCCAGAGCTTGGGGATCAGGTTGAGTTTGGTCTCTTCAAAAAACTTGGAGACGAATCAACCCGCCGAGTTCCTGGTCGAGCCTAA
- the nrdR gene encoding transcriptional regulator NrdR, which produces MQCPSCQNTDSRVLESRSADSGRSVRRRRECLNCDFRFTTYERVETTPIIVLKRSGAKELFNRSKIINGLSRACEKTLINGSKIEFIVNEIEVELHQGIRKEVKANEIGEMVLTHLKDINEVAYIRFASVYRQFDGINDFMKTLESLQPIKKEQLASVV; this is translated from the coding sequence ATGCAGTGCCCATCTTGTCAAAATACAGACAGTCGAGTTCTTGAATCTCGTTCCGCAGATTCTGGAAGAAGCGTAAGAAGAAGAAGGGAGTGCTTAAATTGCGACTTCCGATTTACTACTTATGAAAGAGTTGAAACGACACCAATTATTGTTTTAAAACGAAGCGGAGCAAAAGAATTATTTAATCGAAGTAAAATAATTAATGGTTTAAGCAGAGCATGTGAAAAAACACTTATAAATGGATCAAAAATTGAATTTATTGTAAATGAAATAGAAGTAGAACTCCATCAAGGAATTCGCAAAGAAGTAAAAGCGAATGAAATTGGAGAAATGGTTCTTACACATTTAAAAGATATTAATGAAGTTGCATATATAAGATTTGCCTCTGTTTATAGACAATTTGATGGAATAAATGATTTCATGAAAACCCTTGAATCCCTTCAACCAATAAAAAAAGAACAATTGGCCTCAGTTGTTTAA
- a CDS encoding 30S ribosomal protein S1, whose product MSENPASKVQEKNPEKETSISEENISNSVNAEFEENSIDGLKEEDIPKNIPSADNSSSRINKSDLESAGFTLDEFASLLSKYDYNFKPGDIVNGTVFALESKGAMIDIGAKTAAFMPMQEVSINRVEGLSDVLQPSEIREFFIMTEENEDGQLSLSIRRIEYQRAWERVRQLQKEDATIYSEVFATNRGGALVRVEGLRGFIPGSHISTRKAKEELVADFLPLKFLEVDEERNRLVLSHRRALVERKMNRLEVGEVVVGAVRGIKPYGAFIDIGGVSGLLHISEISHEHIETPHSVLNVNDQMKVMIIDLDAERGRISLSTKALEPEPGDMLTDPQKVFDKAEEMAARYKQMLLEQAEEGEDPIAVMTI is encoded by the coding sequence ATGTCTGAAAATCCAGCGAGCAAAGTTCAAGAAAAGAATCCTGAAAAAGAAACATCAATATCTGAAGAAAACATCTCAAATTCCGTAAATGCAGAATTTGAGGAGAATTCCATTGATGGATTAAAAGAAGAAGATATTCCAAAAAATATTCCTTCTGCTGATAACTCTTCAAGCAGAATTAATAAGAGTGATCTTGAAAGTGCAGGTTTCACTCTTGATGAATTTGCATCTTTACTAAGCAAATATGACTACAACTTTAAACCTGGCGATATAGTCAATGGTACTGTTTTTGCCCTTGAATCCAAAGGAGCAATGATTGACATTGGTGCCAAAACAGCTGCTTTTATGCCAATGCAAGAAGTATCAATAAATAGAGTTGAAGGCCTGAGTGATGTTTTACAGCCTTCTGAAATTAGAGAGTTTTTTATAATGACTGAAGAGAATGAGGATGGTCAATTATCCTTATCAATCAGAAGAATTGAATACCAACGAGCTTGGGAAAGAGTTAGACAATTACAAAAAGAAGATGCCACAATTTATTCAGAGGTTTTTGCAACGAATAGAGGTGGTGCACTTGTTCGAGTTGAGGGGCTTAGAGGCTTTATCCCTGGATCCCATATAAGCACTAGAAAGGCCAAAGAAGAGCTAGTTGCTGATTTCCTACCTTTAAAATTCTTAGAAGTTGACGAAGAAAGGAATAGGCTGGTTCTCAGTCATCGAAGGGCTCTGGTTGAAAGGAAAATGAATCGTCTTGAAGTTGGGGAAGTTGTTGTAGGAGCTGTAAGAGGAATTAAACCTTATGGAGCGTTTATTGATATCGGGGGTGTCAGTGGACTGCTTCACATTTCCGAAATAAGTCATGAGCATATTGAAACTCCTCACTCAGTTTTAAACGTCAATGACCAAATGAAGGTCATGATAATAGACCTAGATGCTGAAAGAGGAAGAATTTCCCTTTCTACAAAAGCACTTGAACCAGAACCTGGAGATATGCTGACTGACCCTCAAAAAGTTTTTGATAAAGCTGAAGAGATGGCAGCCAGGTATAAACAAATGCTCCTAGAACAAGCCGAAGAAGGCGAAGATCCTATTGCAGTAATGACTATTTGA
- a CDS encoding photosystem II reaction center protein T, translating into MEAFSYVLILTLALVTLFFAVAFRDPPKYDK; encoded by the coding sequence ATGGAAGCTTTCTCCTACGTGCTAATCCTTACTTTGGCACTTGTAACGCTCTTCTTTGCTGTCGCATTTCGTGATCCTCCGAAATACGATAAGTAA